The sequence below is a genomic window from Candidatus Sericytochromatia bacterium.
AGCGTCTCTCGTGTCCCCTCGACTCGCCCGCGGGCCCGGCCGCGGGCCTCACCACGTGCTTCGCCACGCGCCTCACCACGATTCTCTGCCTCTGCCAACGCCTTCCTGGCGTTCTTGAAGAAGCGGGTGTTTTCCAGGCCCATGTCGACCTCCAGATGCGTCCACAGTGAGGACTCCAGGTGCCAGCGCAGGAATTCATCGTAACCGAGCTGGTCCGTCTCTGACAACGCCGTCAGGCTCGACAGCGTGACCTGCAGCAACGAGACATCCGCCGGGTCGCGGCAG
It includes:
- a CDS encoding DUF4351 domain-containing protein, which produces CRDPADVSLLQVTLSSLTALSETDQLGYDEFLRWHLESSLWTHLEVDMGLENTRFFKNARKALAEAENRGEARGEARGEARGRARGRVEGTRETLIRLIAQQLGTRFSLPGAEAIAQMEALPLATLEALALAAPHFQGHDDLTAWLAAH